The bacterium genome contains the following window.
ACATCCGCGCGGAGAGATTATAGACTATCGCGCACAAGCCGGCGATCAGAGAATGCAGTAGCGCACCGATCAGTCCCATGAAAATCATCAGGAAAATCGTTGAAACACTGCCCAGCGATTTGATTTGTGCAGCGTCTGCACCTCCGAGCAAGCTTAGACTCGATTCGCTCATTCCCTTGAGCAACGCCGCGCTGTAAAGCCCAAAGAGCAACCCGATGACGAGGCCGATGAAGAAACCGACTCGTACGGCACTGCGAGGCTCGATGCGTGTGACTTCGCGGCGACTCATTGATTAGGTTGTATGTAGGTTGCCGCTCGGAACATGACATCCGGCTGTGAAGACTCAGGACTGATTAAAAGGTTTTTATACGCTTTTGCGCCGTTGGGCCAATGGGCTTGCAGGTGATGCAAACCACGCTCAAAGATTGCATTTGCCGGTGTCAACAAACCGGTGCGCACGTCGTCAATCACGATCTCGGCACCGGGAGGTTCGGAGTTCATGCGAACATACCGCCATTGCCACTTGTAGGGCAAGCCGTCAGATCGCGGCAGTTCTCGGTCATCGTTTTGCGAAATAGGAGCGAGAAAAAATGTGATCCGCGTCGTGTCTCCGGCGTTCAACCGCAGCGAAAGTTCATGCGGCACCGGTCGGTAACCGTCCATCCGCAACGTAACGACAAAAGAATCCGCCGGCAAGCCTGACATATACGCGTTCGTGTGAACATACGTCGGACGATTGTTCAGAACGACTTCCGCTCCGACCGGCGACGATGTCACAATCAATACAGAAGCTTCGTTTCGCAGCCAGCTCATCAACCCGATCACCACAGCTGCCAGCATGAGCGCAGCCGAGAACCAGATACGTATCAGGGCACGCCGCTTCTCGCGTAGATCTGTGTGGTCAGGCGAACTCAGAACCAAGAAGAAATCCTCATTGATGTGCCTCTGTTCTTCTGTGAACAGGGGATCTTGCTACCCACTGGTGTATTCCACACCTCGTCACGAAATTGTGCTCTGCCTCTGCTGCGGACATAGCTGCTCGCGGTAAACATCCAAGATCTTCGGATCAGGGACTTGATCTCCAATTTCTCTGCTCACCAAATCATCGGAGCGCACAGCCCCATGCGAGGTCATCTTTTGCAGATGCAGCTTCCCTTTTCCAAATGCGGCGTTCCAGTTAGGGCCTGAAGCGTGGTAGCATCGCACTCCGCTGAGAATTCCCGCCCGCTTTCCACTTTCGCGCACCACGCGGTTGTAGAAACCGTCTTCCGGGAAATATGGCTTATGCGGCCGATATGAAAAACCTTTCGTCGAGAAGTAAAACTCTCGGGGAGTTGCCGTCGCCCACCCTCCAGTGGGACCAAACTCGATAGTCACTCCGTCGCAGGTCTCAGATTCATAATGGCTCGGCAGCGGTTTCGCACCATTCGTGAAGTCGTCCTGCACGACATCCAGAGCGATGTAGGCATAATTCGGGAACAGCTCAAAAGCTCGTTTGAGCTTCTCAAACCAATCCTGCGGCAGCAAAAAGACATCGTCGTCCATTTCGAAAATCAGCTCGCGGCGTGCTCGGATGGCAAGCTCGGCAAAACCGTTCGTACCGATGTTTCGCGGAGATCGGAACGGCCTCAACTGCAGCCGACTCATCCGCCACTTCTCAATTACTTGAGGGGTGTCGTCTGCCGAAGCGTTGTCCCAGAGCAGGACCTCGTGTTCATCAGGAATTGTATCTGCCAGCGCGCGCAGTGCAAGGTCAAGAAACCGCGCACGATTCCAAGTTACAAGCAACACGGACACACCGGGCAATGCGTCAGGCAGGGTCAGCTTGCGCGTCAACCTCCTAAGTTGGAAACCAATGCGTGGCAAGAGGGCGTGGGCAGACAACTGAGGGCTTTGGTTATGGCTTTGCGGGAAATTGGAGAAAGAATAGAATGTGTACGAATAATTGTCGCAGGCACACACTCAAAATATACGCACGATATTCAACTCTTTCAAGTCGCTACCTTCACTCAACCGAAGTCTTCCACTCTTGCTTTAGTGGGACAAGAATTTTCCGCTTCCCAGATGGGTCAGGGCTGATTTCCGGCACTGACGTCCAGGTTAGACGCAGTCCTCCTTTGACGCGATCGACAATTTGCTTCTCGATCGGTGCAAGATGTTGCATCGCACGTTCATGGCGAGGGACATAAAGCACCTCTACAAGATCCGGCTCGCGCTGCAAGAACTTGTATGCCAGAATGTGATCATGCGCGTGCTCCATCACAACAACCAAAAAGGCTGCGTCAAGGCGCTCGCCGTTCGGGGTGTAGATAACATCAATAATGCGGCCTTGAATCTCGCCAAGTCTCCATACTCCACCACCACACGGGCACCTCGTTTCCGGGTCAATCATTGCGGCCACATCGCCCATACGATAACGGACAAAGGGGAAAGCGCTGTTTCGAAAGGACGTCACAACAATCTCCCCTGCCTGTCCATAGGGCACTGGAGTATTACCGTCAAGCACTTCGACATAAAACCGAGCGAGATCCAAGCGATAGCTGGGACACTTCGTGCACTGAAAGCCGATATGCATCGCCTCGCTGCCGCCGTAGTCGCGATGGACTTTTGCTTGAAAGGCCTCTTCAATGACTTGCGCTCGTGCCGGACTTAGCCCCTCCCCAAACACGATAATCATCGGGACATGACATCGAAGATTGCGTTTAAGCATCTCCTCCGCGAGAAGAAGCAGCACGGTCGGATAGCTTTTCAAGTACTGAACACCAGCACGATTGATCGCTTCAACGATCATCGGTGTGTCGTCAGCCCTGTAGTTAATTGCGGAAAAGGACACCGGTAGTGTTCCCAGCATCTGCCGTATGCAACGACGAAGGCCGGTAATCTTTGGAGGAAGCACTTTTATCAGCGCTTCCGGCATCCCGGGCCTCCACCCAATATCCCGCATATTCAGCTCGGCTGAGATAAACTCCGCCATCCGGCTTTCTCTTGTCTCCGGGAAGCGAAACGGCTCGCCGGACGAACCGGAAGTACTGCTCCAACTGACGCTGTCGGGTTGCAGAGTTGAGTTGAACCAGCTGTTTGGATCCTGCTGGAGGTCTTTTTTGCATAGTGTTGGAAGAGTCTGCCAATTCTCTTCACGAATTGGCAGGCAAACCTCCCACTGTCTGAGAAGTTTCCGATAGGCCGGGCTGACTTCCGCCATATGATTGGCGTATTCTATCGCCCGTTTACGACTGTACGAAAGCTGCGTTTTCCAGTCCGCCGCTCGCATACGACGTTGGAAACTAAGCTCGCGACCAGATTCTCTGCGCACAAAAGTACGCGCTATGCTCATTAGAGCGGGGTAGATTACACGAAGTAGATACACAGTATGCTCTTAATAACTTGCGATCGCGCAGATTGGTCAAATGCATCAGGTCATGCGCAACCTTCGGGATAAGAACAGTAGATTCGAAGTAGCCGCTTAGAATGCGGGCAATAAGTAGTTTGCTAAAGAATAATTATCTACCGCATAAGATAACTCCGATCGAAGGAATTCGCAAGCATCGGAACGCCATCGGTTTCATCATGGCACCACTTTTTTCCCTGGCTTTCCACCCTTCCTATGAACAAGAAAGCCCGGCGCAAAGGCCAGGCTCGTCACTTAAAAGTCGCAACATTTTCCCGATGAAATCGCGTCGCAAATCTACAACAGTTTGCGTGCGACACTTGCGGAGAGGGGGGGATTCGAACCCCCGGTAAGGGTTTACCCCCTACAACGGTTTAGCAAACCGCCGCCTTCAGCCACTCGGCCACCTCTCCAGAAGAAGGCAAATTGGATTCTTAAGACTATATTATCATTAGTCTTGCGGAGGACGGGAGACTCGAACTCCCAAGGGCTTTCGCCCGGCGGTTTTCAAGACCGCTGCCTTACCAATTAGGTCTAGTCCTCCGGGCGGAGGCGTTCCGTCCCCGAAACAGCAAGTATATCCGATTTCCGGCAAAAAAGCAAGCGGTTCAGGTTTGGGAAATGTCCTTCAGTTTTCTTAACTTGCGGTCCGAACCATGACTCTCTTCCGCTACCTGACAAGGGAATTCATCCCACCCTTCTTCTTCAGCCTCGCGCTGATAATCTTTCTCTTCATCCTGAATCTCGTGTTCACGATGCTCGGGCGAATTGTCGGCAAGGGTCTGCCCATCTGGACCGTGCTTGAATTCTTTGGACTGAATCTCGCATGGATGATCGCGCTGGCCGTGCCGATGGCCGTACTGGTCGCGGTGCTTTCCGCTTACGGCAGGCTCTCTTCAGACAACGAAGTCACAGCGCTGCGCTCTTCAGGTGTCGGGCCGTTTCAGCTCATCGCTCCCGCCTTGGTGTTCGGACTTCTCATGTCCTTGGCGCTTGCCTACTTCAACAACTACCTCCTCCCAGACCTGAACTTCCGCTCTCGGCAGTTGCAAACAGATATTCGAAGACTAAAACCCGCGATGGTGCTTGAACCCGGCGTCTTCCTGTCCGATATTCCCGGTCATGTTCTATACGCTCAGCAGGTCAATGGCGAAACTTCTGAAGTCACGGATGTGATGGTCTATCAGGATGACGATCCGCGCTTCGGCGGAACGGTCATCGCGGCGAAGGGGAAGCTGAAGTATGAAGAGTGGTTCGAAGGATTCGAGTTTTCGCTGCGCGAAGGCGAGATTCTGCGCTCAGATCGGGTTCGAATCGGCGAACATCATCGTATCCAGTTTGAGCGGGCCATCTTCCGTATCCACGCACCGGACATGTCACTTCGCCGCACGACGACACAGTGGCGCGGTGACCGCGAGATGGACGTCAAAATGCTCTTGGCCAAGATTGACAGCTATCGTAAGATTGATGCGGACAAGAACTCAAAAAATATCTCGCGACTTTTGGTCGAGATTCACAAGAAATTCTCAATTCCTGCTGCCTGCCTGATTTTCGCAGCGCTGGGTGGATTGCTCGGGCAGTTGGTGCGGCGTTCAGGGATTGGCGTATCTGCAGGTTACAGCATCGCCTTCTTCTTGATCTACTGGGTCTTTCTGATTGCAGGTGAAGACTTGGCGGACCGCGGCAGTGTCAGCCCTGCGGTGGCCATGTGGCTGCCGAACGTACTGTTCGCCGGCGTTGCGATCCTCTTGTGGTTCAAACAACGAAAGTCGGGGCTGAAGGTTTTCGGGAGATAGCGTCCCTCACATTACAACTTCACTGGAGGACCGCATTGCGGTCTTTTTTGCATTCGGAACTTGCCATGACATGACGCTGACGAAATCCTGCTTTATCATCTGCTATATACAACCCTTTGCCAGAAGCGGACAGAAGAAGTCTCAAAACCGGCCTCTCATGCCTGTATTTCCCTCTTCGGAAGCAGAATCTTCCTCACGAAGAGCTTCTATAAAACAGCCCTTTTGCTGCAAATCATCATCATGAATTCTTGAAACTTCGACAAAAACCGTGATTTGTGCTATTCATCTTTGAGGTCATTGTCCCTGCACGTGCGCGTACTGTCTGGCGTAAGAATTGCGCTTGCTGGTCAATGCTGCTTCCTTATGAAAGGTAACGTCTCATCGCAGTCTGGCGACGGGAAACTAACAAGTAGGACCCGCAGCCGCACACTTGACCCGGGGGCAAGGATATATGACCGGAAAAATCGACAAGTCTATACTTGAGTCAATACGGAACGTCTGCGGAATCTCCGTCTTGACGATTGGAACGCTCGCCTGCATCGGTTGGATCGCCAATATCGATCTTGTGACGCGCATCTCGCACAAGTATATCCCCATGGCATTGGACACGTCCGTGGCGTTCATTCTCTGCGGCCTGCTCCTGCTGTCACTCGGTAACGCGCAGAGTTCGCGCCCATCGCGCATCCCTCTCGTCGCGGGCGTCTCGCTGATATCGATTTACGGCCTCTTAAAGGCTTTGGAGTTCTTTTTAAAGACGGACTTGACTTTTGCGAACGTGCTGTTTCCGGCTAAAGAGTATTTGGGAACCCACATCATCAATCGCATGTCGCCGCTGACCGGAGCGCTCTTCCTTTTCTCCGGCATCGGAATCATCGCAGCCTCATACCCGAACAAACGGACACTCCAATGGGTGGGCAGAATCGGCGCCTTCGTCGGTGGTTCGGGCCTGCTTTTATTCTATGCCTACCTGCTTGGCGAACCGTTTCTGTATCATTCAACCGTCATCCCGCTCTCAGCACTGACCGCCTTTGCCTTCTGTCTGCTCGGCATGGGACTCTTGGTGCATGCCGGTTCAGACTCAGTCCTGCGCCCGTTTCTTGAAGCCACGATAAAGAGTCGGGCGCTCCGTCTCTTCGTCCCGTTGATCATCTTCACCTGCTTCGTTCAGCAGTTGCTCTACCGCTGGTCAAGTGAAACAGAGCTGAGCCGTGCGCTGGTTTACTTTTTGGTCCCCCTGGCCGCAGCACTCATCGCCGCAATCGCGGGTACGAAGCTCGCGCAGTATCTGTCAGACCGTCTCACCGCTTCCTACCGACTGGTCGAGGAAAGCGAAGCCAAGTATCGCTCCGTCGTCGAATACTCACATGACATGTATTGGACGTTGGATCCCGCGGGAAACTTCGTCTACGCCAACAAGAAATGCTCCGATGTCACAGGATTCGAGCTCGCCGATCTGATA
Protein-coding sequences here:
- a CDS encoding DUF3566 domain-containing protein translates to MSRREVTRIEPRSAVRVGFFIGLVIGLLFGLYSAALLKGMSESSLSLLGGADAAQIKSLGSVSTIFLMIFMGLIGALLHSLIAGLCAIVYNLSARMFGGLEYHVEEIPESGSTTSDHAEND
- a CDS encoding PEGA domain-containing protein; its protein translation is MVLSSPDHTDLREKRRALIRIWFSAALMLAAVVIGLMSWLRNEASVLIVTSSPVGAEVVLNNRPTYVHTNAYMSGLPADSFVVTLRMDGYRPVPHELSLRLNAGDTTRITFFLAPISQNDDRELPRSDGLPYKWQWRYVRMNSEPPGAEIVIDDVRTGLLTPANAIFERGLHHLQAHWPNGAKAYKNLLISPESSQPDVMFRAATYIQPNQ
- a CDS encoding glycosyltransferase; the protein is MPRIGFQLRRLTRKLTLPDALPGVSVLLVTWNRARFLDLALRALADTIPDEHEVLLWDNASADDTPQVIEKWRMSRLQLRPFRSPRNIGTNGFAELAIRARRELIFEMDDDVFLLPQDWFEKLKRAFELFPNYAYIALDVVQDDFTNGAKPLPSHYESETCDGVTIEFGPTGGWATATPREFYFSTKGFSYRPHKPYFPEDGFYNRVVRESGKRAGILSGVRCYHASGPNWNAAFGKGKLHLQKMTSHGAVRSDDLVSREIGDQVPDPKILDVYREQLCPQQRQSTIS
- a CDS encoding LptF/LptG family permease, producing MTLFRYLTREFIPPFFFSLALIIFLFILNLVFTMLGRIVGKGLPIWTVLEFFGLNLAWMIALAVPMAVLVAVLSAYGRLSSDNEVTALRSSGVGPFQLIAPALVFGLLMSLALAYFNNYLLPDLNFRSRQLQTDIRRLKPAMVLEPGVFLSDIPGHVLYAQQVNGETSEVTDVMVYQDDDPRFGGTVIAAKGKLKYEEWFEGFEFSLREGEILRSDRVRIGEHHRIQFERAIFRIHAPDMSLRRTTTQWRGDREMDVKMLLAKIDSYRKIDADKNSKNISRLLVEIHKKFSIPAACLIFAALGGLLGQLVRRSGIGVSAGYSIAFFLIYWVFLIAGEDLADRGSVSPAVAMWLPNVLFAGVAILLWFKQRKSGLKVFGR